Genomic window (Lycium barbarum isolate Lr01 chromosome 2, ASM1917538v2, whole genome shotgun sequence):
ATATACATTCACATTAAATATAACATACACAGTCTATACACACAAGAAAAAATTCATAGCTCATGGCTATTAGAAAAACAGTTATTTTTTGTTTCATTGTTTGGCAGCTGCCTCTGCTTCTGCTACTATCATGTCACCTGAACTTGGCTTCCGCCATCGGTGGCAAGTGGGAGCTACTAATGTCCAGCATTGGCATTTCCGCCATGCACATGCAACTCCTCAACGACGATAAAGTCGTCATGTTCGATCGTACTGACTTTGGTGAATCCAACATTTCGTTGCCCAATGGCAAATGCCGCAACAACTATAATGACCTTGCTTTGAAAGTCGATTGCACTGCTCACTCTGTCGAATATGATGTGTACACCAATTCTGTACGTCCCCTCATGGTCCAGACCAACGTGTGGTGCTCCTCTGGCTCCGCCATGTCAGACGGTTCTTTGGTTCAAACGGGTGGCTTTAACGATGGTATAAATGTAGTAAGAGTTTTCAAACCGTGCATTACTGGCAAAAGGAGGGCTTGTGATTGGCAGGAAATAGCAAATGCCCTAATTCAATAACAGTAGTGAACATATTTTATAAAAGCCACACACCTGAAAACCCACTTAACTAAGTAAAgtaaaaagaaagaaacaaaatattCTCATTTGGTCTCTCTTTCTTTCACTCAGTCAACTTAAAAGTCAATTATAGTGTTGCCGTCGTTACTCTTCCGGTTACCGTCGTTACTTTCCGGTTACCGTCGTTAAATCTACGCCGTCATGGAAGGCGGCGAATTTGAGAATGGTGAAACTTCAGGGATCACTAACAAACTTTCCGTTTTATCTCTCAATGCTGACGTGGATTCCGTTGAGAAATCTCCACATAGGATTGCCATATACTTCTGTATCCCAGACTTTTTTAACCAAAGGAAGAAACTCTTTTTGATCAGtccaaaaattaagaaatttgaAATATTTGATTACCTGTTGGTTGTCGTCGGAGCAATTGACGAGGAGTAGGTTGTGATCAGAACCTGTTTTGGATAAATGCTCCACATTGATATTTGGGAATTTAGCACTCCATTCCTCATTATGTAGCAACCTGTCTAATCTCATATGGATCCTCTCGTCCCCCTCTCCCATTACACCATGTATGGATATTACCTACAAAACCAGCATCAGTCATACCACAATCATCCATACAATTTATAAAATCAAAACATGTATTTAATCTAAAAGGAACACCCCATTTCTTTTCCTCGGATTCCATTATAGAGTTAAAATCCCCTCCTATGGCCCATGGGCCATCGATGATGGAATTTAAATCTCTTAACTTCTGCCAAAGATACTTCCTTTTGTTTGCTTTAGATCTGGCGTAGACAGTTGTTATCCAGAAATTATCAGTGCTTCCCTGCATGTGTACCTGCAAAGTCACCTGTTGTCTGGTTTTGGAAACTACTGAACAAACATAGTTAGAATTccaaaaaatccaaattttaCTATGAGAGTTGGAGATGGCATTATCGAAACCCATCCTTCTCCTAAACTTCTCTATTTTGTTACTGTTATGGAAAGGTTCTTGTAAAGTAATAAAATCAATTTTATGAAGTCTGACAAGCTTAGTGAGTCTGTCCAGAGCACCTTTGGAGGTTATCCCTCTAATATTCCATATTATGTATTTAATCATAAAGGAATTTCAGGGGAAAAGAcaaccttatcagattgttccgGTTTTTCTGTGAAATTATTGTTGTTTCCCTTTTTGTTCTTTCTACCTTTCTTGTTTTTGTTACCTCTCGGTGACAAACCTTGTCGTAAGatagcttcttctttttcttgagtGATCGGGTCCCTGATTTCTtttgaaattggagcaaatactTCGATTAGACTATCGAGGATTTGTGCTTCCTCCTCTTGAGAGACCTCTAGCAAACTATCAGGAACCTCCTCGTCTGAGGATATTCCTGCTATTTGTTCTTCACTGGTGTCGTAACCATATTCCTGATCGAAGTTATTACCTAAATTAGAACCATGTTTTTCAGGAGGAATGTACTCTATATTACCAAGATCAATCTCTATTCTGCCTCCTTTTAATTGTAAACACTCAGTATCGGCTGTAGTAGGGGACATATgatctttttgttttcctttagaGCTGCTGCATTGGCTATCTAATGTTTTATTCTCTTCCGGACGTTGATTGACTTCCACACTGTTCTGCGGTTGCTCTTTTGTCGACTTGTCTTCATCTAAAGCTTTATCGGGTTTTTCTGTGTGTTCTTGTTCATTACCAGCTTTTGGTTTCTGTTTTGCCCATAACATATTCTTGAGAAATATGGCAACGGTaacctttttgtttttcttttttttgtttcagTTTTTGGCTTTTGGCACCTGCGGCTTTGACCTGTCgttctttattatttttttgaatttgCTGCAAACCATTGATATGATTCCCTTGATTGCCAACTCCAGGTGCTTCCAAATTAACAGGTTGCTCTTCAGCCACTGCCTTTTGTTTTTGTCGATTCTTTGGTGCTGCAGTCCATTGCCCCTCATTCTGAAAATTAGTTTCTTGTTCCCTCTGTTTTGTCCTATGTTTCTGAATAACCATTTTCCCGGTCGCTCTTGTGTGATCTTTTTCATCCTGAATATTGTTCGTCTTTAAAATCTTCTTATTCCTCTTCCCGGTGCCTTCGATAAAGCCATCATCTTCCTGCTCAGTTCTGATTCCAGCCACAGTTGACGTATTTGGTGCATTTTCACCTGTGATGTTGTCTTGTACATCATTATTCTGCTGAATCTGTTCGGTGTTCAAATTTTGTGAGTGTGTTTCTCCTTTTTCATCCTGATTCTGCCTGGTCAGAACTTCCGCAGTAACCATTTGATTCCCTTcctttttctttccaactctTCTACATTGGATTATTGAGTGACCCAACATCCTACAATGAGTACAAAATTTCGGGACATTCTCGTATTCCAGTTTCTGATAGAACCCTTTACGAGGGCAGTTCTCATTTTCAGTACTAATAAAGATAGAATTAATTTGAGTCTTAGTGAGATTCACCTCGACTCTCACTTTCGCCATACTTGGCCTGGTTCGATTCTCAGTGGCAGCATCCATAATAAGAGGGGTTCCTATCGGGGCAACTATTTGTTTACATAATTCCAAGTATGTAAATGAAAAGGCAAGCCCGGTAAAAGAACCCAAACTGGAACTACCGGAGAATCCTCATCGGGTTTGAACTCCGGCGTCCATTTTTCCAACCACATAATTTGTTCATCGATTTCAATAGAACGTCTATACCAAACAGTCTTAAAATCATCCTCATTGGAAAATTCAACAAAGACAGTACGATAATCATAAACACCAATTGTAACTTTACCTCTAACTGTAATTAACTCTGCAAATCTTGCTCGTAGCTTTTCTATTTGTGGTCTGGCTCGAATAAATTTCCCGACCATAGTGAATTTACATTCTTCGTACATAACCCCATAATATTCATCGTTGTTGAATAGCACAGCTGGTACTCCATTATGGGTGGTGTATTTGGCGGTGACATCCGGGTTCCCTAATCGGATTTCTTTCAAGATAGGAATTTTAGGGATTTGAATTACCTTTGCATAAGTGGAGTTAGAGAGATTTTGGCCTGTAGGTGTAGTCGTAGTAGGCTTATTAGCAGCAATTTCATTGCCACGCGCCGATTCCGCCATCTCCGGCGACGGCGAGTGGGTTTCAATCGCCCAATTAGGGCTTTTTACCGTTGTGGGTGGGTGGGAAAAGTAACGTGAAATGTAAAGTAGGCAGCGACAATTGTTCACTGGACGCACGGCCAAAGTGTGTCTTCGGAAGCTTTTTCAAGTTCACATGATCATCCGTGTTTTTGTAACTCGATCTGACGTAGCCTAAAGGATAAAACAGTGTGAGTTTTGGCAAAAAAACAAATAATACGTGACATATATAAGCCTGAGTCATGACAATCAGTAGATATTTCTTATTAAATAATATAACTAAATATTTCTAATTTGTCTTCCAAAATAGATAAGTTAAGATAGAGCATCTGTCATTAATTGTGCATTAAGGAGCCACGAATAACTACCGATGAGCATTATCCATTAAACAAACGTTGAATACATTCCATGCATGGGAATCAAATGGATATTAAGAATGAAGACAAATTAATATGTACTCCTAACAGAAACCAACCCAAAGGCTTATGGGCAAGAGAGATCTTTGacaaaattaattaattccacagatttttttttttttttttacattactCAATCATTAGTTAGTACTTACTAGTattatttttttccttcaatggaGAGGATAATAATTCGACCAAGTTAAAAGCACTTCAAGTATACAACCTatggatactatatatatattgatattccTGACCTGTCATGCTGAGAAATACCCCTGTCCCCCCGACACAAAAATAAATTAAACAGAGAGGTACGAGGTCCCAGAATCGTTATTCACATTCTTTTTCAGATAAACTCAACTTTGATGGAGAAAATTATATGCCGTTGACTTTTTACTGACAAGCTAGCCCATAGTGCAATGAATTGGAGCATAAATAATTAAACCATAGAAGTCTCTACAGGTTGTCTTGTTTAGCCATTTTTTGGCATGCATAAAGCCATAAATACTTTCGGATTCACTAAATCAAAATGTTTTTCTTTGTTGAAGTGTATGACCACTTATCTAAAAGTTTAAACTGTTAGAAAAATCGCACTTTTACTTAAGATTGAAAGGGTGAACATTTCATGACCAAACTGATTCACAATCTTGAATCTAAGGATCATTGGAGTAAATCTTTACAAAGAGATAACAATTAGTACAACATCATGGGGTTGACCAGTTCTAATAATAAATCCTTATTAAATTCCACTTAGTGTCTAATATGCATTAAGAAATGtcgtatcattattattatttcatcCCCCGACAACCCACCACCCGTAGCATGCATTCTTTATGCAAACCGCTGCTTAATTCTGCACCATCCTAATAGTATATAAAGGACATCCCCATAGACTGTTCTCACAACAACACAAACACCGCACATCATACTCCTCAAAGCTCCCTTCCTCCCCTTTGCattttgttctattttttcataacaaaacaaagaaaagaaaatcataTATAGCTAATGACGACAAAAACGAGAAGTCTTGTACACAACATTCTTTGGCAGCTGCCTCTGCTTCTGCTATTATCATGTCACTTGAACTTCGCGTATGCTGCAGGTGGCAAGTGGGAGCTACTTATGTCCAACATTGGGATTTCAGCCATGCACATGCAACTCCTCAACAACGACAAAGTCATCATGTACGACCGTACTGACTTTGGCGCATCGAACATCTCGCTGCCTAATGGCACGTGTCGTAACAACCCTAATGACCTCGCCTTGAAAGTCGACTGCACTGCCCACTCTGTTGAGTACGACGTGTCCACTAATTCGATACGACCCCTCATGGTCCAGACAGATGTGTGGTGTTCGTCCGGCTCAGCTACCTCTGACGGTACTTTGGTCCAAACTGGTGGTTTCAACGACGGTAAGCACATGGTGAGAGTTTTCAAAACGTGCAACACTTGTGACTGGCAGGAAATGGGAGCTGGGCTTATTCAAAGTCGATGGTATTCCACCAATCATCTTCTCCCCGACGGAAGGCAAATTACCACTGGGGGTCGTGACGCGTTTAACTATGAGTTTTATCCCAAGACTGCATCCACAAATAACGTATTTAGCCTACCCTTTCTTCAACAAACTAATGTTCCTAGAGAGGAAAACAATCTTTACCCGTTTGTTTTTCTGAATGTGGATGGAAATCTATTCATTTTCGCCAATGACCGAGCTATCTTGTTTGATTACACGACGAACACGGTGGTGAAAGCATACCCACAAATACCTGGCGGCGATCCAAGAAATTATCCAAGTACCGGTTCTGCAGTTCTCCTTCCCTTAAAGAACTTGCGATCACAAACGGTTCAAGCTGAAGTGTTGGTGTGTGGCGGAGCACCACGGGGCTCATACCCTAGAGCAGCAAAAGGTGACTTTGTGGGTGCATTAAACACGTGTGGGCGGATTACTATTACCGACACGAATCCACAGTGGACCATGGAGACCATGCCATTGGCTCGAACGATGGGTGACATGGTGATTTTACCAAACGGAAATGTCTTGATCATCAATGGAGCCGCATCGGGCACTGCTGGATGGCAAATTGCTAGGAATCCGGTCTTGAGTCCGGTGATTTACCGACCCGATAACCCATCTGATTCTAGATTTGAGGTACAAAATCCGAATACCATACCTAGAATGTACCACTCAACAGCAGTTTTACTCCGAGATGGTCGGATTCTTGTTGGTGGTAGCAATCCAAATGAGTTTTATAACTTCACCGGAGTTCTTTTTCCAACAGACTTAAGCTTAGAGGCATTTTCACCATCCTATTTGGATGCGGAATCTGCTAATCTGCGGCCACAAATCATGTCTCCCGCTTCGCACCTTAAATTTACGTATGGCCAACGTGTTGACATTCAATTTACTGCTTCCGGGTTACTAAACAGAGATTCGATCAAAGTTACGATGGTTGCACCCGGTTTTAATACACATTCAAATACTATGAATCAAAGAATGTTAGTACTTCCTAGAGGACTTGTCGGACAGGTTGGACAATTTGTCTATCAAGTCAGTGTCGTCTTTCCAATGTCGGGTAAATTAGCTCCACCTGGTTACTATCTTCTATTTGTGGTTCATCAGGACATTCCAAGCCAGGGAATTTGGGTCAGGATTTAGTAATTAACCAGGTTTATGCGAAGATTTGTTTTGACATTTTTATAATAAGGTCAAAGGGAAGAATTTAATTCTTGATTTGGAAAAGTTGTTGTAATTAATTAGCACTTTGCAGACAATTGGGTTGTTTTGTATTTAAATATTCCAAAATAATATTGCTATTATAAAAGCCTTCGAAGTGTTCTTTTATCTTCTATACCAATTGTGCGTACACCAGAAACACATTGATTATATTAATGCGTTGCTTAAAATTGATAAATTACTAGTCCACTAATTTAGTGTTAATTAAAAGAACGACACAACGAACAGATTAGAATAAATTGTCAAATGACAGGAAACAAAACGTGCGTGCATACAAAAGCAGCTTAATTATGGCTTGCTTAATTAATGCTATAATTAATTTCCCGATTAATCAGGTGATTTGGTATAGCTTGCTTAATTAATATTGCGTGTATGCCCTGACTATATGAAACCATGCAATGATTATAGCGTATAATTGGCTTAgcctgaaatttatatgaaaaaacATAAATCTTTTTATTTAgaaatttaattatttatattgtTAAAACAACAAGAAGTCAATTCAGACACTCCCTTTCAAACTGAATGCCTTTTTTTGAATTTTGCAAGGTTAAATAAGGAAGAAAATTAAGTTAAAACATGCAAGTTTAATTGATAGAGAAAGGCCCCGATAGAATATAATATTTTCTCTAAATAAgatataaattatatatattaaCGATATAAGGGTTATATTGTCATTGTAATTTACCCAACACATCTGGTTGTTTACCATATTTCTGAGGTATAATCGAGGCTTCTTACATGATCGATGCATAAAACTTAAACGATCCTTTGAACAATATATGAAATATGTAGGGACAATAAATAAGTAAAGTGAATAACATGTTactattaatttatttattttagtttatTATTGAGATTCTTCCACCATAAATAGATTTGCTATATGAACTGAATAGAGTCTTCTTATGTCGACATTCTAGCACGAATTTCTTGAGTTATTTGATGATCGATAACAACATGAGCAAAGTACTCTCTCAAAAAAACTGGTTCTTAATTATTATATTCATAGATAGTCTTGCTAGCTCCTAATTCCCACGACGAGCTCAACCACCACGACTTTAGGTCTAAGCTCTGCTCGAGTGTAGTCAACCAGCTTAGTAACTTTGCTGGCTAATCGGACAATCATCCTCATTGCTTAGTCCCAAAAGTCAGGTATAGGAATGTACGGGCATATGTTATAAGCGTCTCGTCCTATGAATGATAGCTTTTGAAGGCCCCCGGAATGCAATGTACTCTTCTCTTCCAGCATTGCAGTGGAATAACCTTCCACTATCTAGGTGCCAGATCGAAGGAGAGATTGATCACACTGACTTTTTCCCCAAAAATCAAGTCGTATATTTAGTAAAAAGGATAACGATATTAGCGTATAAAAATTAAATGTTGTTGCGTATTAGGAATATTTGAAACTTTCCTTAGTAGTAAATAGAATTGCTTATAACATGGATTGGACAAGATATTAAGAATCCCCCTAACTTTAACCTTCAAATTAATATTCTTGTATTGGCAATTTTAATTTGTTACgtgacttttttttaaaaaaaaagttatactACTAGTTACTAGACATAGTGTCTAGTGAcctttttattaataataaaaactAATCCTAAAAACAAAGAAGTACAGGTAAGGGAGGCTAGACCTTACCTTACCATGTAACTTgcttaaaacaaaataataattgGATCAAAGTTTTGTTCCGTCCCTAATAATGATTGGGGGCCAATTAATCTTCCAAGATGGCTCCTAATTAATACTCATAATTCTTTATCTGGTTGTCAAATGATCGAAAATACTACGATATGGTACCAAAAGTTTGGAGCAAACTAAAAACAATTAGCGGAAACAATggtaaaataaattaaatgaattTGGACGTTTAAATGGTAGTTGATCTGCCGATGAACTAAAAAGCTAGAGAGTATACAATGCTTTGAAATAATTGCAAAATATTCTCTATTACGTGCAGCGAAGAGGCATTATTTATGTTAATATTTTGCTAACGAATATATAACAAGTAATTAGAAAAATAAATTATTAGCTTTCCGAAATTAAGAATATTATAATTCATACAATGGGAATCAAATTCTCATTAAGAATGAAAACAATAAGTAACTGATAGCGAAACAACGAACAAACGGCTTATTAGAACAGGAGAGATATTTGACAAATCCATTTAATAAAATTTTATGTACTTATTTTTTctatttcgattttttttttaattattattattattttgtcaaTGGGGATAATATTCGACCAGGTTAAAAGAGCATGAAGTATACAACCTTTGGTATACTCTCCTCGCATATCCATTTTGATATTCTTATAAAATAAGCAGGTTCTTAAATGACTTTTTCGACTCACAAATTCTTTTATCTCATAATTAACCGTAATTAATTAATGTTCATTATCATCTCATATACCACAAAACCATGGCAAAGTACATTTATATTCCACCTGTTGttcattttagttatttttcccCACTCTAGCTCATATAACACTCTTTTTCCTTTCTGTAACGTAGCCTTAAAACGTTTAATTATGAGGTCTATTGATAGCACCATTTACCGTACGTGTTTGTTTTGCTAAGAAATGGAATCAAACTGTAATGTTAAAATTTTGAACTCTACTGAAAAGAGAAAGTTAAACTCTAATGTTaaaattttgtatattatttatatattctTATTGGCTGTGATAGGAGTAAAAAAATTGATGTATTCAGACACTATTACGAGGAGATGACTAACTGGCCAGTGCAGTAGCAAGCGTTGACTTTACATATTATTTTCAGAATTTTCTTTTACTTCCTACCAGGTGTATGCGAAGACAGTAATTTTGATATTTACAAGTTATGACATTTTTATATAAGGTCAAAAGGAACTGTTATCCTTATCGGCTTGTTTTTGGAAAAGTTGTTGTGAGCAGACAATTGCATTATTTGTTATTGAAGACATTCCAATTTATTGTATTGTAAAAGATAAACTAAGGACTTCTATTGTCGGAGGTTTGAAGGATTTAAATTTGTATTTGTACGAAAAAGGTTTGACCTGATGAGCgactaattaaacaattaaaaagCTGCTTGATATTATAAACTTAAAGGCTGCACGTCTTAtagaaaatttta
Coding sequences:
- the LOC132623785 gene encoding aldehyde oxidase GLOX-like, producing MAIRKTVIFCFIVWQLPLLLLLSCHLNLASAIGGKWELLMSSIGISAMHMQLLNDDKVVMFDRTDFGESNISLPNGKCRNNYNDLALKVDCTAHSVEYDVYTNSVRPLMVQTNVWCSSGSAMSDGSLVQTGGFNDGINVVRVFKPCITGKRRACDWQEIANALIQ
- the LOC132623777 gene encoding aldehyde oxidase GLOX1-like produces the protein MTTKTRSLVHNILWQLPLLLLLSCHLNFAYAAGGKWELLMSNIGISAMHMQLLNNDKVIMYDRTDFGASNISLPNGTCRNNPNDLALKVDCTAHSVEYDVSTNSIRPLMVQTDVWCSSGSATSDGTLVQTGGFNDGKHMVRVFKTCNTCDWQEMGAGLIQSRWYSTNHLLPDGRQITTGGRDAFNYEFYPKTASTNNVFSLPFLQQTNVPREENNLYPFVFLNVDGNLFIFANDRAILFDYTTNTVVKAYPQIPGGDPRNYPSTGSAVLLPLKNLRSQTVQAEVLVCGGAPRGSYPRAAKGDFVGALNTCGRITITDTNPQWTMETMPLARTMGDMVILPNGNVLIINGAASGTAGWQIARNPVLSPVIYRPDNPSDSRFEVQNPNTIPRMYHSTAVLLRDGRILVGGSNPNEFYNFTGVLFPTDLSLEAFSPSYLDAESANLRPQIMSPASHLKFTYGQRVDIQFTASGLLNRDSIKVTMVAPGFNTHSNTMNQRMLVLPRGLVGQVGQFVYQVSVVFPMSGKLAPPGYYLLFVVHQDIPSQGIWVRI